The Nicotiana sylvestris chromosome 6, ASM39365v2, whole genome shotgun sequence genomic sequence ttggccCCACCAGAGCCTGggagacctttaattctctaCTTGACAAtcttggataattcttttggctgtgtattgggtcaacatgacatcacgggaaagaaagagcaaacaatctattatctcagtaagaagttcactccctatgaggttaagtacactctgcttgagaggacatgttgcgccttgACTTGGGTGGCAccaaagttgaagcattatctttCGTCCTACACTACTTGCCTCATTTCTCgtatggatcctctaaagtatatctttcagaagcctatgcccacaggaagacttgcaaagtggcagattttactcacagagtttgacattattTATGTGACTCGGACCACGATAAAAGCCCAAGCCTTGGttgaccatttggccgagaatccggtggatgaagaatatgagccactgaagacttattttcctgatgaagaagtcaTGTGTGTTTATGAGGTTGACTGTAAGgaaaagccaggttggaaaccttctttgatggagctgctaacatgaaaagTGTCAGAATATGGACTGTACTCATCTCTGAAATAGGGCAATACTACCCTGTAACAGCccaacttcgattttattgcaccaacagcatggctgagtatgaagcatgcattctgAGTTTGAGGTTATCTATAGACATGGGAGTCCAGGAAATACTTGTTCTAGGAGATTCAGATTTGTTGGTTCACCAGATTCAAGGCGAATAGGAGACTTGGGACTTGAAACTCATACTGTATCGACAGTgcctgcatgatctttgtcaaagATTCAGGTCGGTAGAATTTAGACATATTCCcaggattcataatgagattgccgatgctttggctactctgtcatcgatgttacatcatccggacaaGGCTTATGTCGACCCCGTGTATATCCAAGTTTGTGATCAACATGATTATTGTAATATGgttgaagaggaaatcgatggcgaaccttggttccatgatatcaaggaatacataaAGTCAGGGGCATATCCAACATATGCcacaagtgatcaaaagagaaccatccGGCGTCTgactagtggatttttcttgagtgggggAATCTTATACAAGAGGACTCCAGATTTATGACTgttgaggtgcatagatgctaaaggAGCTTGAACTATCATggccgaagtacattctggagtttgcgggccacatatgaatgggtatgtcttggcaaagaagatactttgagcaggttattattggctcacatgaaacgagattgtattagttttgttcgcaaatgtcatcaatgccaggtacacggtgatttgattcattctcccctatctgagttacacacaatgtctgcacttTGGGCATttattgcttggggcatggatgtcattggaccaattgagccggcagcatcgaacgggcataggtttattctagtggccattgattactttaccaagtgggtcgaagtTGTAACTTTCAAGTCCATTACCAAGAAgacagtggtggattttgttcattcaaatatcatttatcGGTTTAGAATTCCCAAGGTGATCATCATAGACAATGCTGCCAacctcaacagtcatttgatgaaagaggtatgctaACAGTTCAAGATTATGCATCGAAACTccactccgtaccgtcccaaggcgagtggagctgttgaggctgctaacaagaacataaaaaagaTACTTTGTAAGATAgtgcaaggttctaggcaatagcatgaaaagttgccttttgccttactgggttatcgcactactgttcgcacttcagtgggtgcaactccttatttgctggtctatggaactgaggcagttatacctgcggaagttgagattccatcccttcggatcatTGCAGAAGctaaaattgatgatgatgagtgggtcaaacccggctagagcagttgagtttgattgatgagaaaaggttggctgcagtatgtcatggtcaattgtatcagaagataatggcaagagcatacaacaagaaagtgcgtcctcGGAAATTCGAAGTGGGTCAGCTGATATTAAAACGCATCCTTCCTCATTaggctgaagctaaaggcaagtttgctccaaactggcaggggccattcatggtgacaagagtgttgcccaatggtgctttgtatttaacagatatagaagacaaatgtgtagatatgattGTCAATtatgatgcagtcaagaggtactatgtATGAATTCTTTGCTTATTTCCATTCGCATTTTATACTTGGCATGTTCAaagttgaaatgacgaaggcattttgttccgctacccaaacacttttatcctttgttatcccttttgagccttatttatttgctttcatacccctcttttggaatcaggagtagaattaaaaaaaataaaaaacaaaatgaaaaaataaaaaatagaaaaatgaaaaaaagagaaaagaaaagaaaaggaaaaaatagaaaagaaataaagaaaaagaaaaaaagaaagaaaagcaacaaaaacaaacaacttttgtttgaactacgttcgacctgatttctttcaaggatacgtaggcaaccttacaCGGTTCGGTCCCctcaaaataaaaatctaaaattCCCCAGACCCaaataaactggggcagaagttttggttTTGCAAAAGATCTAATTCCGaaagttataattttgaacccttttcattttaagttattttgagccttcatgccaccctttcttcCTAGCCTTGCCCAAAAGCCTACATAACAGTCCAAAGGAAGACCTTCCAatcaatctttgaggatgtcAAGTCAGGTgagatagaggtatgatttacatcatggGTAACATTTTGTTCATGGGCACaaatgaaaaatgaataaaatgagagagtcttatttgtgaaaacccttacgggcatcgtaaggcgatggtgagctgagagaaaatttaaaatgagagagtattattggttaaaaccctcgcgggcaccgtaaggcaatgatgagttgagagatgaacaaatgagagaggcttgttagtgaaaacctttcggggcactacaagtcgaatgaggCTCGTGATGTTATAGAGAAATTGAATCATTGAAAGCCCGATTTTGAAGTATGAAGGTATGACATGAACTGAAAATATGATTGGTTGGACAAATTAGGCTGatcaatccgaaatgcatgtcatgatcattggagctAGCCGCCTCACACAGATAAGTCTTTTTCTCTCATTCTTCTTCACACAATCATCTTTGTTCAAAATTTTCCTTCGTTCCTTTTGTCAAAAATCACTTCACTGTGCCCTTTGAGTCTGTCTTTATGAGTCTTTTTCAAGTCCTCCCTTGTTGAACAAGCATGAAAGGATcccaaagcctactaccagcttttaaattgcacaaagcggagttCGGCCAAGCACATCACAAGTGACATGATTTAAAATGAGCAGTATGGTGATAACTGAAGTTCAGGCGGTAAGGTGATtttggaattttgagaaaatac encodes the following:
- the LOC138871137 gene encoding uncharacterized protein, translated to MAEYEACILSLRLSIDMGVQEILVLGDSDLSVEFRHIPRIHNEIADALATLSSMLHHPDKAYVDPVYIQVCDQHDYCNMVEEEIDGEPWFHDIKEYIKSGAYPTYATSDQKRTIRRLTSGFFLSGGILYKRTPDL